Proteins from a genomic interval of Candidatus Rokuibacteriota bacterium:
- the glmS gene encoding glutamine--fructose-6-phosphate transaminase (isomerizing), with protein MCGIVGYIGDKDAVGVIVDGLKRLEYRGYDSAGVAVLGPEGLEVRRAAGRIKVLEGLLREHPVHGRIGIGHTRWATHGRPTDDNAHPHTDGSGTLVVVHNGIIENYLPIKERLRAEGHVFTSETDTEVIAHLIERHLKDTPRLDDAVRRALRELRGSYAIVVLSKAAPDRLVAAKHGAGSVVVGLGQGETYLASDIPALLAHTRDVVILEDEDVAVVTRHGVEISDLAGAPVSRTATRIMWDPILAEKGGYRHFMLKEIYEQPRAVADTLRGRVSPESGTVVLPEIGLDPDVVAGLQRVVFIACGTSYHAAIVGRFMVERLAGLSAEVDLGSEFRYRDAVLGPETLVVALSQSGETADTLGAVKAARDRGAPIVGITNVVGSALARESTGVLYTHAGPEIGVASSKTFTATLAACYLLALWLGRRRGALLAEDGRKHIQGLLELPRLMERALEKEPEIAELAKELAAYKNFLFLGRGIHYPIALEGALKLKELSYLHAEGYPAGEMKHGPIALIDDTMPVVALTPRDSSYDRMMGTVEEVRARDGRIIALAHEGDREIGARASRVLTVPAAAELLSPILMAIPLQLLAYHVAVRLGRDVDQPRNLAKSVTVE; from the coding sequence ATGTGCGGGATCGTCGGCTACATCGGTGACAAGGACGCGGTGGGCGTCATCGTGGACGGGCTCAAGCGCCTCGAGTACCGCGGCTACGACTCGGCCGGCGTGGCCGTGCTGGGGCCCGAGGGGCTCGAGGTCCGGCGCGCGGCCGGGCGCATCAAGGTGCTCGAAGGCCTGCTGCGCGAGCACCCCGTGCACGGGCGCATCGGCATCGGCCACACGCGCTGGGCCACGCACGGGCGGCCCACCGACGACAACGCCCATCCCCACACGGACGGCTCGGGCACCCTCGTCGTGGTCCACAACGGCATCATCGAGAACTACCTGCCGATCAAGGAGCGGCTGAGGGCCGAGGGGCACGTCTTCACGTCGGAGACCGACACGGAGGTCATCGCGCACCTGATCGAGCGGCACCTCAAAGACACGCCCCGATTGGACGACGCGGTCCGCCGGGCGCTCCGGGAGCTCCGAGGCTCCTACGCCATCGTGGTGCTGTCCAAGGCCGCGCCCGACCGGTTGGTCGCGGCCAAGCACGGCGCCGGCAGCGTCGTGGTGGGGCTGGGGCAGGGGGAGACCTACCTCGCTTCCGACATCCCCGCCCTGCTGGCGCATACCCGCGATGTCGTCATCCTCGAGGACGAGGATGTGGCGGTGGTGACGCGGCACGGCGTCGAGATCTCGGATCTCGCCGGCGCGCCCGTCTCGCGCACGGCCACCCGGATCATGTGGGACCCGATTCTCGCGGAGAAGGGCGGCTACCGGCACTTCATGCTGAAGGAGATCTACGAGCAGCCGCGCGCCGTGGCGGACACGCTGCGCGGCCGGGTGTCGCCCGAGAGCGGCACCGTGGTGCTGCCCGAGATCGGCCTCGACCCGGACGTGGTGGCGGGCCTCCAGCGCGTCGTCTTCATCGCGTGCGGGACGTCGTACCACGCCGCCATCGTCGGCCGCTTCATGGTCGAGCGGCTGGCAGGGCTGTCGGCCGAGGTCGACCTGGGCTCGGAGTTCCGCTACCGCGACGCCGTGCTCGGGCCCGAGACGCTCGTGGTGGCGCTGTCCCAGTCGGGCGAGACGGCCGACACGCTCGGCGCCGTCAAGGCCGCGCGCGACCGCGGGGCGCCCATCGTCGGCATCACCAACGTGGTCGGCTCGGCGCTCGCCCGCGAGTCCACGGGCGTGCTCTACACCCACGCGGGGCCCGAGATCGGCGTGGCCTCCTCGAAGACCTTCACCGCGACCCTCGCGGCCTGCTATCTCCTGGCGCTCTGGCTGGGCCGCCGGCGGGGGGCGCTCCTGGCCGAGGACGGCCGCAAGCACATCCAGGGGCTGCTCGAGCTGCCCCGGCTGATGGAGCGGGCTCTCGAGAAGGAGCCCGAGATCGCCGAGCTCGCGAAGGAGCTGGCCGCGTACAAGAACTTCCTCTTCCTCGGGCGCGGCATCCACTACCCGATCGCCCTCGAGGGCGCCCTCAAGCTCAAGGAGCTGTCGTACCTCCACGCCGAGGGCTACCCTGCGGGGGAGATGAAGCACGGCCCCATCGCGCTGATCGACGACACGATGCCGGTGGTCGCGCTGACCCCGCGGGATTCCTCCTACGACCGGATGATGGGCACCGTCGAGGAGGTGCGCGCCCGGGACGGCCGCATCATCGCCCTTGCCCACGAGGGCGACCGCGAGATCGGCGCGCGCGCCTCGCGCGTGCTGACGGTGCCGGCCGCCGCCGAGCTGCTCTCGCCCATCCTGATGGCCATCCCGCTCCAGCTCCTGGCCTACCACGTCGCGGTTCGCCTCGGGCGCGACGTGGACCAGCCGCGGAATCTCGCGAAGTCCGTCACCGTCGAATAG
- the glmU gene encoding bifunctional UDP-N-acetylglucosamine diphosphorylase/glucosamine-1-phosphate N-acetyltransferase GlmU, which translates to MKTLTAVILAAGESKRMRGSRPKALHLLGGRRLIDYPVRVARALGARRVLVVGRGADDVRAAVGESPDLAYVEQKERLGTAHALLRARGACGDGAGAVLVLPGDQPLMSEALLRALVDHHRSTAAAATLLTAEAEDPAGYGRVIREGGRPVAIIEHRDATPAQRAIREIGTSTYCFDARRLWPALDRVTPQNDQGEHYLTDVVSILAASGAPVEALAAPHPEECMGINDRKQLAEVAAVLRRRTLERLMVEGVTILDPAATYVDDTVAVGADTVIYPGAVLEGTTAIGAECVVGSGCHVSGSRIGDRVTLRPYCVLSDAIVEAEAQLGPFCHLRPQSHVGAGARIGNFVELKKSKIGRGAKVPHLSYIGDATVGDNANIGAGTITCNYDGVAKHETKIGAGAFVGTNSSLVAPVTIGEGAYVGAGSVITKSVPAGALAVARARQEVRAGWAARKKKTRKAKD; encoded by the coding sequence ATGAAGACGCTCACCGCGGTGATCCTGGCGGCCGGCGAGTCCAAGCGCATGCGCGGGAGCCGTCCCAAGGCGCTGCACCTGCTCGGCGGGCGGCGGCTCATCGACTACCCCGTGCGGGTTGCCCGCGCGCTCGGCGCGCGGAGAGTCCTGGTCGTCGGCCGAGGCGCCGACGACGTGCGCGCGGCCGTCGGCGAGTCGCCCGATCTCGCCTACGTCGAACAGAAGGAGCGGCTCGGCACCGCGCACGCGCTCCTCCGGGCGCGCGGCGCCTGCGGCGATGGCGCGGGCGCCGTCCTCGTGCTGCCGGGCGATCAGCCGCTCATGTCAGAAGCCCTCCTGCGCGCGTTGGTCGACCACCACCGCTCAACGGCGGCCGCCGCGACGCTCCTCACGGCCGAGGCCGAGGATCCGGCGGGCTACGGGCGCGTGATCCGCGAGGGCGGCCGGCCGGTCGCCATCATCGAGCACCGCGACGCGACCCCCGCCCAAAGGGCGATTCGCGAGATCGGCACGAGCACGTACTGCTTCGACGCCAGGCGGCTCTGGCCCGCGCTCGACCGCGTGACGCCGCAGAATGATCAGGGCGAGCACTATCTGACCGACGTCGTCTCGATTCTCGCCGCGAGCGGGGCGCCGGTCGAAGCGCTGGCGGCGCCGCATCCTGAGGAGTGCATGGGCATCAACGACCGAAAGCAGCTGGCCGAAGTGGCGGCGGTGCTTCGGCGGCGCACCCTCGAGCGCCTGATGGTGGAGGGCGTCACCATCCTGGATCCGGCGGCGACGTACGTGGACGATACGGTCGCGGTCGGGGCCGACACGGTGATCTACCCGGGCGCCGTGCTGGAGGGCACGACCGCGATAGGCGCGGAGTGCGTCGTGGGGTCGGGCTGCCACGTGAGCGGCAGCCGCATCGGCGACCGGGTCACCCTCAGGCCCTACTGCGTGCTGTCCGACGCCATCGTCGAGGCCGAGGCCCAGCTCGGCCCGTTCTGCCACCTGCGCCCGCAGTCGCACGTCGGCGCCGGCGCCAGGATCGGCAACTTCGTGGAGCTGAAGAAGTCGAAGATCGGCCGCGGCGCCAAGGTGCCGCACCTCTCGTATATCGGGGACGCCACCGTCGGCGACAACGCGAACATCGGCGCGGGCACTATCACCTGCAACTACGACGGCGTCGCCAAGCACGAGACCAAGATCGGCGCCGGCGCATTCGTCGGCACCAACTCGAGCCTCGTGGCGCCCGTCACCATCGGGGAGGGCGCCTACGTGGGCGCGGGCTCGGTGATCACCAAGAGCGTTCCAGCCGGGGCGCTGGCCGTCGCCCGCGCGCGCCAGGAAGTGCGCGCGGGCTGGGCCGCCCGCAAGAAGAAAACCCGGAAGGCCAAGGACTGA
- a CDS encoding RluA family pseudouridine synthase, which translates to MTIGAARRVGTSVGAAEAGRRLDLWLATQLPDLSRTRIKALVDGGHVSVNGAARKAAHRLKVGERVDVVVPPPAPEVLAAEAIPLTIVYEDAHILVVDKPAGMVTHPGAGRSTGTLAAAALAHAPEIAGVGGPRRPGIVHRLDKGTSGLIVLAKTRQAYDALTVELQQRTMSRRYLCLAHGVIAPHDGTIDAPIVRDPRSRVRMAVARAGTGKRAVTRFRALERFAGYTYLECRLETGRTHQIRVHLASLGHPLVGDATYGAKRARQYDTLPADLVEGLGGVALHAAGLSFVHPATGETVELSSPLPNRIARLLSHLRK; encoded by the coding sequence ATGACGATCGGGGCCGCCCGGCGCGTGGGGACATCCGTGGGCGCGGCCGAGGCGGGCCGCCGCCTCGACCTGTGGCTGGCCACGCAGCTGCCCGACCTGTCACGCACCCGCATCAAGGCGCTCGTGGACGGCGGCCACGTCAGCGTGAACGGCGCCGCGCGCAAGGCCGCGCACCGGCTCAAGGTGGGCGAGAGGGTCGACGTCGTGGTCCCGCCGCCCGCGCCGGAGGTATTGGCCGCCGAGGCGATCCCCCTTACGATCGTCTACGAGGACGCCCACATCCTCGTCGTGGACAAGCCCGCGGGCATGGTGACGCACCCGGGAGCGGGACGGTCCACCGGCACCCTGGCCGCCGCCGCGCTGGCGCACGCCCCGGAGATCGCGGGGGTCGGAGGTCCGCGTCGGCCCGGCATCGTCCACCGCCTCGACAAGGGCACGTCCGGGCTCATCGTGCTCGCGAAGACCCGCCAGGCGTACGACGCGCTCACGGTAGAGCTTCAGCAGCGCACCATGTCGCGCCGCTACCTGTGCCTCGCCCATGGCGTCATCGCGCCCCACGACGGCACGATCGACGCGCCGATCGTGCGCGACCCGCGCTCGCGGGTGCGCATGGCCGTCGCGCGCGCGGGCACGGGCAAGCGCGCCGTCACGCGCTTCCGCGCGCTCGAGCGTTTCGCGGGCTACACGTATCTCGAGTGCCGGCTCGAGACGGGCCGCACCCACCAGATCCGCGTCCACCTGGCATCGCTGGGTCACCCGCTGGTGGGCGATGCGACGTACGGCGCCAAGCGCGCGCGGCAGTACGACACGCTGCCGGCCGATCTCGTCGAGGGTCTAGGCGGCGTGGCCCTGCACGCGGCCGGGCTGTCCTTTGTCCACCCGGCGACGGGTGAGACGGTCGAATTGTCGTCTCCATTGCCCAACAGGATCGCCCGCCTCCTGTCTCATCTACGCAAATGA
- the lspA gene encoding signal peptidase II translates to MRLVAALGGIVLILDQAAKWLALRRLGPGVPVNMIDGFFSLTLVMNPGLAFGMLGSVPRGWRWIVALLSIGALGVLAALATRLLPEGGLVAAVAIGMIFGGAAGNLIDRARFGAVVDFLDFYWRGWHWPAFNVADSAISVGVALLALRMLTAKPPRT, encoded by the coding sequence ATGAGGCTGGTGGCGGCGCTGGGCGGGATTGTCCTGATCCTCGACCAGGCCGCGAAGTGGCTCGCGCTGCGCCGCCTGGGACCCGGCGTCCCAGTGAACATGATCGACGGCTTCTTCTCGCTGACCCTCGTGATGAACCCGGGCCTGGCGTTCGGAATGCTTGGTAGCGTCCCGCGCGGCTGGCGCTGGATCGTCGCGCTGCTCTCCATCGGGGCCCTCGGCGTCCTCGCGGCGCTGGCCACGCGCCTCCTGCCTGAGGGCGGGCTCGTCGCGGCCGTCGCCATCGGCATGATCTTCGGCGGCGCGGCGGGCAACCTGATCGACCGCGCGCGCTTCGGGGCCGTGGTGGACTTCCTCGACTTCTACTGGCGCGGGTGGCACTGGCCCGCCTTCAACGTCGCCGATTCGGCCATCAGCGTGGGCGTGGCGCTCCTCGCGCTGCGCATGCTGACAGCGAAGCCGCCGCGGACATGA
- the ileS gene encoding isoleucine--tRNA ligase, whose product MDYKDTLNLPKTSFPMKANLPKLEPEMLKQWEEMDIYSRLREASAKRPLWILHDGPPYANNRIHMGTALNKILKDFVVKSRSMLGHNAVYVPGWDCHGLPIEHEVDKELGLDTASLDVRRAMDPMEKIRRCREHARKFIDIQREEFTRLGVFGDWKNPYITMEPAYQAVIAREFGRFVGRGIVYKGLKPVHWCMHCKTALAQAEVEYEDQTTPSVYVKFPVKSASPALLRALGVKRASLVIWTTTPWTLPANLAIAVHPGETYTTVEMDGETLVVARPLAEAFAGLPGVRGRAALTAVAVPGSALEGTVARHPWIDRDVPVLAAEFVAMDTGTGLVHIAPGHGEEDYELGRKAGLKIYNPVDDDGRFVPEVTEFGGLTVWEANPKIIAHLKQVGALVAEVPLSHEYPHCWRCKNPTLFRATEQWFISMDKTGLRQRALDAIQHEIAWIPAWGRERIFNMVAHRPDWTISRQRVWGVPIVAFYCSGCEALLLEERLVEHVAAIMRDGRGADEWHARAAKDLLPPGTRCPKCGGAEFRKETDILDVWFDSGCSHAAVLETRPELRWPAEMYLEGSDQHRGWFQHSLLEAVGTRDRAPYRSCLTHGFVVDGEGRKMSKSQGNYVTQEELLPKYGADVLRLWVASEDYSEDIRLSKEILNRLSDAYRRIRNTFRFLLGTLADFDPERDRVSYDQMDEIDRWALLRLGELIARVRRAYDEYQFHVVFHTAHNFCAVDLSALYLDIIKDRLYVSASDDPKRRAAQTVCFEVLTALARLLAPVLSFTADEVWGYIPGRGKPESVHLVTFPEERGEWINERLGGEWERLLEVRGEVSRALETARKQGLIGKGIDAVVYVTSAPEEQWRPLLAGKGEELLATLFNVSAVRLASLAPHGAGIAYDSQDIPGLALAVVPGQALGWKKCDRCWTWSAGVGADARHPALCDRCMPVVLARS is encoded by the coding sequence ATGGACTACAAGGACACGCTCAACCTCCCGAAGACGTCCTTTCCGATGAAGGCGAACCTGCCCAAGCTCGAGCCGGAGATGCTCAAGCAGTGGGAGGAGATGGACATCTACAGCCGCCTCCGCGAGGCTTCGGCGAAGCGCCCCCTCTGGATCCTCCACGACGGTCCCCCCTACGCCAACAACCGCATACACATGGGCACCGCGCTCAACAAGATTCTGAAGGACTTCGTCGTTAAGTCGCGCTCGATGCTGGGACACAACGCCGTCTACGTGCCCGGCTGGGACTGCCACGGGCTACCGATCGAGCACGAGGTGGACAAGGAGCTCGGCCTCGACACGGCGAGCCTGGATGTGCGGCGGGCCATGGACCCCATGGAGAAGATCCGCCGCTGCCGCGAGCACGCGCGCAAGTTCATCGACATCCAGCGCGAGGAGTTCACGCGGCTGGGCGTCTTCGGCGACTGGAAGAACCCGTACATCACGATGGAGCCGGCCTACCAGGCGGTGATCGCGCGGGAGTTCGGCCGGTTCGTCGGGCGCGGCATCGTCTACAAGGGTCTCAAGCCCGTGCACTGGTGCATGCACTGCAAGACGGCGCTTGCGCAAGCCGAGGTCGAGTACGAAGACCAGACCACGCCCTCGGTCTACGTCAAGTTCCCCGTCAAGTCCGCGTCGCCTGCTCTCCTACGTGCCTTAGGCGTCAAGCGCGCCTCGCTCGTGATCTGGACCACGACGCCCTGGACCCTGCCCGCCAACCTCGCCATCGCGGTCCACCCGGGCGAAACGTACACCACGGTCGAGATGGACGGCGAGACCCTCGTCGTCGCGCGCCCGCTGGCCGAGGCATTCGCCGGGCTGCCGGGCGTTCGCGGGCGCGCCGCCCTCACGGCCGTGGCCGTGCCGGGCAGCGCGCTCGAGGGCACCGTCGCCCGTCACCCGTGGATCGACCGCGACGTGCCCGTGCTCGCGGCCGAGTTCGTCGCCATGGACACGGGCACGGGGCTCGTGCACATCGCCCCCGGACACGGCGAGGAGGATTACGAGCTCGGGCGCAAGGCGGGGCTCAAGATCTACAACCCCGTGGACGACGACGGACGGTTCGTGCCCGAAGTGACCGAGTTCGGTGGCCTGACAGTGTGGGAGGCCAACCCGAAGATCATCGCGCACCTGAAGCAGGTGGGCGCGCTCGTTGCCGAGGTCCCGCTCAGCCACGAGTACCCGCACTGCTGGCGCTGCAAGAACCCGACGCTCTTCCGTGCCACGGAGCAGTGGTTCATCTCGATGGACAAGACGGGTCTGCGCCAGCGCGCCCTCGACGCCATCCAGCACGAGATAGCCTGGATCCCGGCCTGGGGGCGCGAGCGTATCTTCAACATGGTTGCCCACCGCCCCGACTGGACGATCTCGCGCCAGCGCGTCTGGGGCGTGCCGATCGTGGCTTTCTACTGCTCGGGGTGCGAGGCGCTGCTCCTCGAGGAGCGGCTGGTCGAGCACGTCGCCGCGATCATGCGCGATGGGCGGGGCGCCGACGAGTGGCACGCGCGCGCCGCGAAGGATCTGCTGCCTCCCGGCACGCGCTGTCCCAAGTGCGGCGGCGCGGAGTTCCGCAAGGAGACGGACATCCTCGACGTCTGGTTCGACTCGGGGTGCAGCCACGCGGCGGTGCTCGAGACGCGGCCCGAGCTCCGCTGGCCGGCCGAGATGTACCTCGAGGGCTCGGACCAGCACCGCGGCTGGTTCCAACACTCGCTGCTCGAGGCCGTCGGCACGCGTGACCGCGCGCCGTACCGCTCGTGTCTCACCCACGGCTTCGTCGTGGACGGTGAGGGCCGCAAGATGTCCAAGTCGCAGGGCAACTACGTCACGCAGGAGGAGCTGCTCCCGAAGTACGGCGCCGACGTGCTGAGGCTCTGGGTCGCGTCGGAGGACTACTCCGAGGACATCCGTCTCTCGAAGGAGATCCTGAACCGACTGTCCGACGCCTACCGGCGGATCCGGAACACCTTCCGCTTCCTTCTCGGCACGCTCGCCGACTTCGACCCCGAGCGCGACCGGGTGTCGTACGACCAGATGGACGAGATCGACCGCTGGGCGCTCCTGCGCCTGGGGGAGCTGATCGCACGCGTGCGCCGGGCCTACGACGAGTACCAGTTCCACGTCGTGTTCCACACCGCGCACAACTTCTGCGCCGTGGACCTGTCGGCGCTCTACCTCGACATCATCAAGGACCGCCTGTACGTGTCGGCGTCCGACGACCCCAAGCGGCGCGCGGCGCAGACGGTGTGCTTCGAAGTGCTGACGGCGCTGGCGCGGCTCCTGGCGCCCGTCCTCAGCTTTACCGCCGACGAGGTCTGGGGCTACATCCCCGGCCGGGGCAAGCCCGAGAGCGTCCACCTCGTCACCTTCCCCGAGGAGCGCGGCGAGTGGATCAACGAGCGGCTCGGCGGCGAGTGGGAGCGCCTGCTCGAGGTGCGCGGCGAGGTCTCGCGCGCGCTCGAGACAGCGCGCAAGCAGGGGCTGATCGGCAAGGGTATCGACGCCGTCGTCTACGTCACGAGCGCGCCCGAGGAGCAGTGGCGCCCGCTGCTCGCCGGCAAGGGCGAAGAGCTGCTCGCGACGCTCTTCAACGTGTCGGCCGTGAGACTCGCTTCGCTGGCGCCCCACGGCGCCGGGATCGCCTACGACAGCCAGGACATTCCGGGGCTGGCGCTGGCCGTCGTTCCCGGGCAGGCCCTCGGGTGGAAGAAGTGCGACCGCTGCTGGACCTGGAGCGCGGGCGTGGGGGCGGACGCCCGGCACCCCGCGCTCTGCGATCGCTGCATGCCGGTGGTGCTCGCCCGCTCATGA
- a CDS encoding retroviral-like aspartic protease family protein — protein MGGARRLPRSALAALVLMLTLAPGAHAQLYRWTDEKGETHFGQGVDSIPERYRSRASAVGRVDPPPAPSGPAAATVTDGVTRIRFAPGLPIMVTAKINGRAPVQLVLDTGATRTTISPTALIGLGVTYRDAPKVQIRGVTGSASAYLVSLESVEVGGARVGPLRVFSHDAQLGRGAEGLLGRDFLDHFRVTIDNARGVVELAPK, from the coding sequence ATGGGTGGAGCGCGTCGGCTGCCTCGCTCGGCACTCGCGGCTCTGGTGCTGATGCTGACCCTGGCGCCGGGTGCCCACGCCCAGCTCTACCGCTGGACAGACGAGAAGGGTGAGACCCACTTCGGCCAGGGGGTGGACAGCATACCCGAGCGCTACCGCAGTCGAGCCAGCGCCGTCGGGAGGGTGGACCCGCCGCCGGCGCCCTCGGGGCCGGCCGCGGCGACAGTCACGGATGGTGTCACGCGCATAAGGTTCGCGCCGGGACTCCCCATCATGGTGACGGCGAAGATCAACGGGCGGGCGCCGGTGCAGCTCGTGCTCGATACCGGCGCCACCCGGACCACCATCAGTCCCACCGCGCTGATCGGGCTCGGGGTTACCTACCGCGACGCCCCCAAGGTCCAGATTCGCGGCGTGACCGGCAGCGCGTCCGCCTACCTCGTGAGCCTCGAGAGCGTGGAAGTGGGCGGGGCCCGCGTTGGCCCTTTGCGTGTGTTCTCGCACGACGCCCAACTGGGCCGCGGCGCGGAGGGTCTCCTCGGGCGGGACTTTTTGGACCACTTCCGCGTCACCATCGACAACGCCCGCGGCGTCGTCGAGCTCGCGCCAAAGTAG
- a CDS encoding aspartyl protease family protein, whose amino-acid sequence MMSRSRRAMFPAGFLSLATFGLSLAILGLCLATLGLWPAPAWAQMYRWTDEQGGIHYSQGIYSVPERFRSKAQLLAYPERPAAPAESASPAGGEVSGVTRIPFTPGKPIMVSVKINGEGSAQLMLDTGASVTVINPRVLAGMGIGSREAVRGSVKGATGTADVLFVPVQSIEVGGARSGPLRVAAHDVDLGQGDGLLGRDFLDQFKVNIDSTAGVVTISPK is encoded by the coding sequence ATGATGAGTCGATCGAGGCGCGCGATGTTCCCGGCCGGCTTCCTGAGCTTGGCGACCTTTGGGCTGAGCTTGGCGATCCTTGGGCTGTGCTTGGCGACCCTTGGGCTCTGGCCCGCGCCGGCGTGGGCCCAGATGTACCGCTGGACCGACGAGCAGGGCGGCATCCACTACAGCCAGGGGATCTACAGCGTGCCGGAGCGCTTCCGGTCGAAGGCGCAGCTCCTCGCCTATCCGGAGAGACCGGCGGCGCCCGCCGAGAGCGCGTCGCCGGCAGGGGGTGAGGTGTCCGGAGTGACGCGCATCCCCTTCACGCCGGGCAAGCCCATCATGGTGTCCGTCAAGATCAACGGTGAGGGATCGGCGCAGCTCATGCTCGACACCGGGGCGTCGGTGACCGTGATCAACCCGCGCGTGCTGGCCGGGATGGGCATCGGCTCGCGCGAGGCCGTGCGCGGATCGGTCAAGGGCGCCACGGGCACAGCCGACGTCCTCTTCGTGCCCGTGCAGAGCATCGAGGTGGGCGGCGCGCGCTCGGGCCCGCTCCGCGTCGCGGCGCACGACGTCGATCTGGGGCAGGGTGACGGGCTCCTGGGCCGCGACTTCCTCGACCAGTTCAAGGTCAATATCGACAGCACGGCCGGCGTCGTGACGATCTCCCCCAAGTAG
- a CDS encoding DUF2723 domain-containing protein: MSAAVRWAGRARSHLERHADAWLAGGLGVLTLLSRWPYRARMLYNWDAVQFALALREFDVAKHQPHPPGYLLYVGLGRLLNIPLADPNLAYVALAMLFSAATTVTVYWLARALYERATAASAAALLAVSPLFWFYGSVGLTYAGEAFGASLVAALAYGALRGDARCLYWGAVALGLVGGIRPSVLVLLFPLCVGCAVVGIRGARRLALAAALLLVAVLSWFLPLVWLSGGLNAYLRASTQLYGSVVLPTSVLGGSIDVTLAQARYVLASVIVGLGPLALAAFALPLYARRAGWGRAEWFLLVWIVPPAVFYTLVHFGQAGYVLTFLPALVILLSRVLAEAIAVGSERLRRPNWRWGLTAAAIVPLCLVSTGFFVSARPVPRHFDNRTGDAWVWRAKDEANDWIMSRTVAALREHEAVIRTYVETIRAVYDPADTALLTELGNPRSYPWLRHAMFYLPEYAVYQVQLGEMPFGFYAPQSAATMILTPGSTVTVPRRVRRLVWFVDHWDPTVPRPRGLQEIRLPYGRFLYVLPLGRGRAQHAGYTFVRDKR; this comes from the coding sequence GTGAGCGCCGCCGTGCGCTGGGCGGGGCGGGCGCGCTCGCACCTCGAGCGGCACGCGGACGCCTGGCTTGCGGGCGGGCTCGGGGTGCTGACGCTCCTGTCGCGCTGGCCGTACCGGGCCCGGATGCTCTACAACTGGGACGCGGTGCAGTTCGCCCTCGCGCTGCGGGAGTTCGACGTCGCCAAGCACCAGCCTCACCCGCCCGGGTATCTGCTCTATGTCGGCCTTGGGCGCCTGCTGAACATCCCGCTGGCTGATCCGAACCTCGCGTACGTCGCGCTCGCCATGCTCTTCAGCGCCGCCACGACGGTGACCGTCTACTGGCTGGCGCGCGCGCTGTACGAGCGCGCCACTGCCGCGTCGGCGGCGGCGCTCCTGGCCGTCAGCCCGCTTTTCTGGTTCTACGGCTCGGTGGGGCTGACATACGCGGGCGAGGCCTTTGGCGCCTCCCTCGTCGCGGCCCTCGCGTACGGCGCGCTCCGCGGCGATGCGCGCTGCCTCTACTGGGGCGCGGTGGCGTTGGGGCTCGTGGGCGGCATCCGGCCGTCGGTGCTGGTGCTGCTCTTCCCACTCTGCGTCGGCTGCGCGGTTGTCGGCATTCGCGGCGCGCGGCGGTTGGCGCTCGCGGCGGCGCTCCTGCTGGTCGCCGTGCTCTCGTGGTTCCTGCCGCTCGTCTGGCTCAGCGGCGGCCTCAACGCCTATCTCCGCGCCTCGACCCAGCTCTACGGTTCCGTTGTCCTGCCGACCTCCGTGTTGGGCGGCTCGATCGACGTGACGCTGGCCCAGGCCCGCTATGTCCTGGCCTCCGTGATCGTCGGCCTGGGCCCGCTGGCCCTGGCGGCCTTCGCGCTGCCGCTCTACGCGCGGCGCGCCGGATGGGGCAGGGCGGAATGGTTCCTCCTTGTCTGGATCGTGCCGCCCGCGGTCTTCTACACCCTCGTGCACTTCGGCCAGGCGGGTTATGTCCTAACCTTCCTGCCAGCGCTCGTCATCCTGTTGAGCCGCGTCCTGGCCGAAGCCATCGCGGTGGGCTCCGAGCGCCTCCGCCGCCCGAATTGGCGCTGGGGGCTGACGGCGGCGGCGATCGTGCCGCTCTGCCTCGTGAGCACGGGCTTCTTCGTCAGCGCGCGCCCGGTGCCGCGCCATTTCGACAACCGTACCGGCGACGCGTGGGTCTGGCGCGCGAAGGATGAGGCGAACGACTGGATCATGAGCCGGACCGTCGCGGCGCTGCGCGAGCACGAGGCGGTGATCCGCACCTATGTCGAGACCATCCGCGCCGTCTACGACCCGGCGGACACGGCGCTGCTCACCGAGCTCGGCAACCCGCGCTCGTACCCGTGGCTGCGCCACGCGATGTTCTACCTGCCCGAATACGCGGTCTACCAGGTGCAGCTGGGCGAGATGCCGTTCGGTTTCTACGCGCCGCAGTCGGCCGCGACCATGATCCTGACGCCCGGCTCTACCGTCACCGTCCCGCGCCGCGTGCGCCGGCTCGTCTGGTTCGTGGACCACTGGGACCCGACCGTGCCGCGGCCGCGGGGCCTGCAGGAGATCCGGCTGCCGTACGGCCGCTTCCTCTACGTTCTGCCGCTGGGCCGCGGGCGCGCGCAGCACGCGGGCTACACCTTCGTCCGCGACAAGCGGTGA